ACCCCGAGCGCTACGGCGTCCCCGACGAGACGGCGGCCGAGGTGAACGCCGCCCATGCCGAGGGCCGTCGGGTGGTGGCGGTGGGCACCACGGTGGTGCGCACCCTGGAGTCCGCCACGGACCCCGAGACGGGCTTGCTGCGCGCGGGGCAGGGGGACACACGGATCTTCATCCGCCCGGGCTTTACCTTCCGGCAGGTCGACGTGCTGCTCACCAACTTCCACCTGCCGCGCTCCACCCTGGTGATGCTGGTGAGCGCGCTGGTGGGCCGGGAGCAGACCCTTGCGGCCTACCGGGAAGCCGTTCGCGCGGGCTACCGGTTCTTCTCGTATGGCGATGCCATGCTGGTGACGGAGTAAACGATGGGTGAGTCGAAGGGTAAGGGCGATACGCGGGTGGCACCGGGCCTGGTGCGCTATGAGCTGCTCCACGAGGACGCGGGCTCGAAGGCGCGGCGCGGCCGGGTCCACACCCCCCACGGGCCCATCGAGACGCCCATCTTCATGCCCGTGGGCACCGTGGGCAGCGTCAAGGGCGTGGGGCCGGATGACCTGCTCACCCTGGATGCGCAGATCATCCTCGGCAACACCTACCACCTGATGCTCCGGCCCGGCGAGGCGCTGGTGGGTGAGATGGGCGGCCTGCACCGCTTCATCTCCTGGGAGCGGCCGATGCTCACCGACTCGGGCGGCTTCCAGGTCTTCAGCCTCGCCGAGAAGCGCAAAATCACCGAGGAGGGCGCCGCCTTCCAGTCGCACCTGGACGGCTCGCGCCACATGCTCACCCCCGAGCGCTCCATCGAGATCCAGGAGACGCTCGGCGCCGACATCATCATGGCCTTCGATGAGTGTCCGCCCGCCACCTCGGAGCGCTCCTACCTGGAGCAGTCCCTGGCGCGCACCACCCGCTGGTTGCACCGCTGCGCCAAGGCCTGGAGCCGCGAGCGCTCCTCCCTTTTCGGCATCGTCCAGGGCGGCATGCACGAGGACCTGCGCAAATCCCACGCCGAGGCCGTGTGCTCCGTGGACCTGCCCGGCTACGCCCTGGGCGGCTACTCAGTGGGAGAGACGCCCGAGGCCATGCACGCCGGCGTGGCCTATTCGGCGCCCCTGCTGCCGCGCGACAAGCCGCGCTACCTCATGGGCGTGGGCACCCCCGTGGACCTCGTCACCTGCGTCGAGGCCGGCGTGGACATGTTCGACTGCGTCCTGCCCACCCGCTGCGCCCGCAACGGCCTGCTCTTCACCTCCGAGGGCAAGGTCGTCATCCGCAACGCCGTGTATGCCAAGGACCCACGTCCGGTGGACCCGGCCTGCACCTGCTACACCTGCCGCACGTTCAGCCGGGCCTACCTGCGCCATCTCTTCGTGGCCGGGGAGATCCTCGCCATGCGGCTCAACACCCTGCACAACCTGCACTACTTCCTGGGGTTGATGGCCCAGGTGCGCCGGGCCATCTCCGAGGATCGCTTCGCCTCCTTCGCCCGGGAATTCCGTGCCCGGGCGGCGGATCAGGAGGCCGAGCGCACCCGCTCCCGGTGAACACTGCCGTGCCTCGCGG
The sequence above is a segment of the Hyalangium ruber genome. Coding sequences within it:
- the tgt gene encoding tRNA guanosine(34) transglycosylase Tgt is translated as MGESKGKGDTRVAPGLVRYELLHEDAGSKARRGRVHTPHGPIETPIFMPVGTVGSVKGVGPDDLLTLDAQIILGNTYHLMLRPGEALVGEMGGLHRFISWERPMLTDSGGFQVFSLAEKRKITEEGAAFQSHLDGSRHMLTPERSIEIQETLGADIIMAFDECPPATSERSYLEQSLARTTRWLHRCAKAWSRERSSLFGIVQGGMHEDLRKSHAEAVCSVDLPGYALGGYSVGETPEAMHAGVAYSAPLLPRDKPRYLMGVGTPVDLVTCVEAGVDMFDCVLPTRCARNGLLFTSEGKVVIRNAVYAKDPRPVDPACTCYTCRTFSRAYLRHLFVAGEILAMRLNTLHNLHYFLGLMAQVRRAISEDRFASFAREFRARAADQEAERTRSR